Sequence from the Exiguobacterium aurantiacum genome:
TGAAACGCCATCCCGATATCATAACCGAACAACCGCAGCTGTTTGACGACGTCAGGTGAGGCGCCCGAGACGACGGCGCCGGCCGCACAACTCGTCTCGATCAAGAGCGCCGTCTTGCGGGCGATGCGATCGAGATATCGTTTCGGGGATTGGCCCCAGTCATATTGATCTTGGATTTGATTGATTTCCCCGACACAAATCAGTTCCATCGTATCGGCCATGATTTGCATCACTTCGGGCGAGTCGATTTCAGAGACGAGTCGAATCGCTTCACCGAACAACGTATTGCCCGTGTACATCGCGACCCGCTCGTCGTAGCGTTCCATGACGGTCGGTTTGCCGCGCCGTAGTGAGGCGTCATCGATGACGTCGTCATGGACGAGCGAGGCCATATGAATCAACTCTAGACTCGCCGCCACTTTCGTCAACCGGATATCTTTCGTTTGTCCGAATCCGGCGCTGAGCAAGACGAATGCCGGACGAATCCGCTTCCCGCCGGCGTCTAAAAGTTGCTTCGAGGCCGCTTCGATGACCGGATGATCCGTTTGGACTCGCGTCGACAAAAACCGGTCGATGTGTTCAATCTCTCGGTTCATGTGGCGATAAAGTCGCTTCAAAGACATCGGTCACCACTTCTTTCCTAAGTGCATGGCACACGCACCGCCGGAGAATGTCTTCACTTCGACTTGTTCGAATCCTGCCGTCTCAAACATCCGTTTTAGCGTCAACCGGTCCGGGAATTGATCGGTCGATTCTTGGAGCCACTTATATTGATCGTACGAGCCGGCAAACACTTTGCCGAACAGCGGCATGACCGATCCGAAATAAAACCGGTACAGTTCGCTGAAGAGCGGTGCCGTCGGTTGGCTCGTTTCGAGACAGACGACCGTGCCGCCCGGTTTCAACACACGATGCATTTCACGGAGCACCGTCATGTAATCTGGGACGTTGCGCAGGCCAAATCCAATCGTCACATAATCGAACGAGTGATCACCGAACGGCAATGCCATCGCGTTACCATGGATGAGTTCGATCGTCGAATAGTCTGCTACTTTCTCTTGCCCGACCGCGAGCATGTTCTCAGAGAAGTCGAGACCTTTGACGACACCGGTGTTCCCGGCCGCCTCGGCGAGTTGAATCGTCCAGTCGGCCGTTCCGCAACAAACGTCAAGACATTTAGCACCTGGGAACACTTGCATGCGACGCATCGTCGCTTTACGCCACCATTTATGCAAACGGAAGCTGATGATCGAGTTCATCGTATCGTAGCTCGGTGAGATTGATTGAAACACGTCATATACTTTTTGCTCTTTTTCTTTCGGTTGCAATACGTAACATCCTTTCCGTTCTAAGCGACAGCGTGCGCCAGGAGCGTCGATAGCTGTTCTCGTTGTTCTTGGCGCAGTTCCGCCGCCTTTCGTTCGATGATCGCTTTTCCGTATGCGGTCAAATACGCTTGACCGATCACTTCAGAAAACGTTTTGATCAATCCGAAGTTCGCTTCCATCCATGTCGTGACAGGTACGTCCGCGTCTAACGCGAGCGTACATTTCGCCCCATTGACGAGCTGGACCGTCCGGCCGAAGCGATTGCTATAGTCGGCAGGAAACAGGGCCAGGATTTTATAAAATTGAGCCGAGGCATAATCGCCGGCGAGCACTTTCAGTTGCCGCTCGAGCGATCCGTTCGGGCTATCCTTTACTTGATCGTGCAGTTCAAGCGCTTGGTGCGCAAAGTACGTCGCAAGCACGAGCTGACGTTGTTGATTCGATTCGATTTCAATCATCTCGACCATCCAACGAAGTAAAGGCATGTCGACTGCGGGTACAATCTCGTGTCTCGTCAAATACGGATGGGTCATGCGTTCTTCGATTTGACGAGCAAGGTCGGTGACAACGGTTTCGTATGTCATCTGTTCCATGCTATCCCCCCTCGTCCTCTTCGTTGTCATTCTGACATAGTATAGCACATTTTTGTCACATTCACGCCATGTGAACTCGCTTTCCGACACAAAAAAAGCCGCCTTTCGGCGACTTATGTATTGCACATTATTTGACCGCATCTTTGAGCGCTTTACCTGCTTTGAAGGCAGGAACTTTGCTCGCCGGGATTTCGATATCTTCTTTCGTACGTGGGTTACGGCCTTTACGGGCAGCACGTTCACGAACTTCAAAAGTACCAAAACCGATCAATTGAATTTTATCACCGTTTTGGAGTGCTTCAGTGATTGATTCGAATGTAGCTTCTACAACTTGTGTAGCTTCTTTTTTCGAAACGTTTGCTTTCTCCGCAACTGCTTGGATCAATTCAGTTTTGTTCATCACGATTCACCTCCTCTCGCAGGGAGTTTACGGGATTAATCATATCGTACAAACGTTGATATGACAACATTTTTTAAGTGAAAAGCCCATATTCGACCCGTTCTGACGATCAGTTGTTTAAAAACTCGACCTCACCTTGTTCATTAATCGTGTACCCTTGCGAATAAGCAGGGGCGAACGGGGAGTCATTATAGAGCAAATACCGAATGTCTTCCCCGACTTTTGGCTCTACATCCGTGTTCTCAAGGGCGGCTTCGAGGTCGGTCCGGTAATCGACAAATAATTGTCCGCTGCCGTCGACATAGATTGGCAACTCGGTATCGGTGTATGGACTCGGGACCGTCGGCTCTTCTGAGACGAAGATGAGATCATAGTCGATCGTGAACTGGTTTTTGCCGACCGAGCCGTCAAACGGGAATTTGCCTTCCTTGGCCCGGAAAGCGTTGATGTTCGTCTGTAACGTCTGCAACCGTTCGGTCACGCGCAAATCAATGAGTTTGACGGTAGGTTCGGTCTCAGCGTCCACAAGGACGTATAAGAACAAGCCGCCCCCTTCGAAACTGTTCGCGGGGGGATCGGCCAAATAGCCGGGCACGAGGCGGGCGAACTCGATCGGATAGCGCTCCATGAGAGGCGTCTCGGCCGGTTTCGTTTTGATTGGCAACACCCCGGTCGTCTCTTTGAACGAGTCAACGGCCGTCTGGACCGAATTCAATTGATCTTCATACGGGACGTTATCGACCCGGTTCGAGTCCGGGAACATACATCCACTGAGCACGGTCGCCGCCAAAAGACTGGCGACCAACAAAATCCGTTTCACGTGTTATCCTCCTGTCGGTCCTGAAGCGACCACATAAATCATGATGATCGTTCCGAATAAAAATATGACGAATGCGATGACGCGGACGAGTGCCGCGAACCAGCCCGAAAGTTTCGTATGGCTAACTGCCACCATGAGCGCGGCGATGGCAAACGCTCCAATCCCCGCAAATGAAATCCACATCTTGATGAGTGACGGTGTCACGTCTATCCCCTCGACTTTCTCTTTTATTCTTTCTCCGTACATAAGTGTAGCAAAAAAAACAAAGGAACTGAACGAAAACGTCAGTCCCTTTGCTCTTCGCCACCTTCAAAATGGAATACTTCTTCCATTTCATGCTTCTGTGGGCGCCTCATTAACTTTTGTACTTCATCATGCGGGCTCTTGCCTTCGAACAACACGTTGTAAAGGGCTTCTGTGATCGGCATCTCGACACCGGCTTCCCGGGCGAGCGTATGCGCCGCCTCGCAGGCACGAACTCCTTCGACGACCATGCCCATATGACCGAGCACGTCCTCGAGTTTCTCACCGCGACCGATCGCGTTACCGGCACGCCAGTTACGGCTATGCTGAGACGTGGCCGTGACAATCAAATCACCGATCCCGGTCAAGCCCGAGAACGAGGCCGGGTTGGCACCGAGTTTGACCCCGAGCCGCGCAATTTCGACGATTCCGCGCGTCATGAGGGCCGCTTTGGCGTTATCACCGTAACCGAGGCCATCGGTCATCCCGGCTGCGAGCGCGATGATGTTTTTAAGCGCACCACCATACTCCGCTCCGATGACGTCCGAGTTCAAGTACACCCGGAACTGATCATTCGTGAGCAACTCTTGAATCTCGTCGGCCACGTCCAAGTCCTCGCAGGCGATGGTGATTGTCGTCAATTTGCGGACGGCCACTTCCTCGGCATGCGTCGGTCCCGTCAAGACACCGATGGCCCGGCGTTTCGCCGGGTCGACCTCTTCAGCGATAATCTCCGACAGACGCTTGTGCGTCTTCGGTTCAATCCCTTTGGCAGCATGGACGAGGACGGCCGGCTCCGTGAGAATTGTGTTCAACTCACGGGACACGGGACGAATTGCCGAGCTCGGGACGACAAGGAACACGATGGAGCGGCCAGCGACCGCTTCCGCCATGTTCGTCGTTGCCCGAATCGAGGTCGGTAACGGGGCATCTTTCAAATACGTCGAGTTCGTATGAGCAGTATTGATTTCATGCACATGTTCTTCCTCACGTCCGTAGAGTAGGACGTCGTGTCCATTGTCAGCGAGGACGAGCGATAACGCCGTTCCCCAGCTCCCTGCGCCGATGACAGCAACTTTTGCCATAGAAGGCACCCCCATTACTAGTTTTTCTGACGTGCCACGATATGAATCGGTGTACCAGTGAAGTCAAATGCGCGGCGAATCTGGTTGTCTAGATAACGTTTGTACGAGAAGTGAAGCAACTCTGGGTCGTTGACGAACAACACGAACGTTGGCGGCTCGATGGCCACTTGCGTCGCGTAGTTGATCTTGAGTCGCTGACCTTTGTCCGTCGGTGTCGGATTCATCGCGACAGCGTCGACGATGACATCGTTCAACACGCTCGTCGAGATACGACGGCGATGCGACTCGGCCACTTCCTTGATGACCGGAAGGAGCGTCTGAAGACGTTTCGACGTGAGGGCCGACAAGAAGACGATCGGCGCGTAGTCGAGGAACAAGAACTCCTTACGGATCTTCTCTTCCATCTTCTTCATCGTCTTATCGTCTTTATCGACGGCATCCCACTTGTTGACGACGAGCACGATGGCTTTCCCCGCTTCGTGGGCGAGTCCGGCGACACGTTTGTCTTGCTCGATGATGCCTTCTTCGCCGTCGATGACGACGAGGACGACGTTCGAACGTTCGATCGCCTTCTGGGCCCGCATGACGCTGTAGCGCTCGGTAGATTCATACACTTTCCCGCGCTTGCGCATCCCGGCCGTATCGATGATGACGTACTCTTGGCCATCTCGTGTGAACGGTGTATCAATCGCATCACGAGTCGTCCCCGCGATATCCGAGACGATGACACGTTCTTCACCGAGAATCGCATTCGTCAAGCTCGATTTCCCAACGTTCGGACGTCCGATGAGTGAGAATTGGATGACTTCTTCGTTGTACTCGTAGTCATCTTTATCTGGTGCCAAATCGAGTACTTTGTCGAGCAAATCACCGAGACCGAGACCGTGTGTCCCTGAGATCGGGAACGGGTCGCCGAATCCGAGTGAATAGAACTCATACATGAGCTCGCGCATCTCGAAGTTATCGACTTTGTTGACGGCGAGGACGATCGGTTTGTTCGAACGGAACAACAAGTTCGCCACTTCTTCGTCTGCTGCTGTGATGCCTTCGCGTCCGTTCACCATGAAGATGATGACGTCCGCCTCATCGATCGCAAGCTCGGCCTGATGCCGCATTTGCACGAGGAGCGGCTCATCGCCGACCTCGATTCCGCCTGTGTCGATTAAATGAAACTTACGGTTCAACCACTCACCCGTCCCATAAATGCGGTCGCGTGTTACCCCCGGCTTATCATCGACGATCGACACGCGATCTCCGATAATCCGGTTAAAAATCGTGGATTTCCCAATATTCGGGCGGCCTACGATGGCCACTGCTGGAATTCCCATATAAACACCTCTCTAACTTTCATTCAATAACTTATCGTTTCTAATTGCAACTGTACTATCATATCACAGGCGAATTTCTGTGACCATACAAAAAGAAGCGGGAGTCTGGCTCCCGCTTGAACGATCGTCTTATTTAGAATCGTCCGAGGTCTCGTCACCTGTCAATTCAGAGACAGAGAACCCTCCTTGGTCACTATACTCGTCAAGCAGCGATTGATCCGCATCTTCACGCGTCGAATCGCTCGACTCGAGCGCACGCATCGAGAGCGAGATTTTCTTCTCGTCGAGATGGACGTCGAGCACTTTCACTTTCACGTCTTGACCTTCTGACAACACTTCAGACGGCGTGGCGATGTGTCGGTTCGCAATCTGCGAGATATGAAGCAAACCTTCGACTTGCGGCGCGACCTCGACGAATGCGCCGAACGTGACGAGACGTTTGACTTTCCCGTCGATCACGTCGCCCGGTTGAATTTTACCTTCCACCGATTCCCACGGTCCTGGTAGCGTCTCTTTGATCGACAACTTCACTTTTTCGTTGTCGAGGTCGAGTCCGAGCACTTTCACTTTGACTTTGTCTCCTTCAGTCACAACATCGCTCGGTTTCTCTACTCGGCTATGGGCCATCTCTGAAATATGAACGAGGCCGTCGACGCCGCCGATATCGACGAACGCACCGAAATCAGTGAGACGTTGGACCGTCCCTTCGATGATTTGACCGACCTCTAGCGATTCAAGTGTCTCCGCTTTCTTCGCGCTCATTTCCGCTTCGGCAACAGCTTTATGCGACAAGATGACGCGATTTTTCTCGCGATCGATCTCGACGACTTTAACCGTAATCGGTTTGTTCAAGTAGGATGAGAAGTCTTCGACAAAGTGGTTCTCTACGAGCGAAGCCGGGATAAATCCACGGATGCCGATGTCAACGACAAGTCCACCTTTGACCTTGTCTTTCACCATGACCTCGAACACTTCACCGGATTCGAATTTCTCGACGATTTGATCCCAAGCTTGCTCGGCATCGACGTCTTTCTTCGACACGACCACTTCTTCGTCCGTGACCTTTTTCACTTTGACACGGATTTCGTCGTTAACGTGGAGTGATTCGTTTAAATCGTCTAAATGCATGCTTGATACTTCGCTGATTGGTAAAATTGCCTCGGTTTTATAACCGATATCGATCAACGCTTGCTTGTCCTCGATTTTGACGACAGTACCGGTCACAATTTGACCTCGATTAATTTCAAAATCAGGCATATCTTTCATTTCTTCGACCATTCCAACACTACCCCCTCACGATGAGTACAAAAAGGAGCGCCCTAAGGCGCTTACACCTAGTATAAACTTCTTATAATTCGAAAGATTTGTCAAGGTGTTATCAGGTTAGTTCCTCTCCTAGCAACAGATTAAACCTGAAATTAGCGAACG
This genomic interval carries:
- a CDS encoding polyprenyl synthetase family protein, whose amino-acid sequence is MNREIEHIDRFLSTRVQTDHPVIEAASKQLLDAGGKRIRPAFVLLSAGFGQTKDIRLTKVAASLELIHMASLVHDDVIDDASLRRGKPTVMERYDERVAMYTGNTLFGEAIRLVSEIDSPEVMQIMADTMELICVGEINQIQDQYDWGQSPKRYLDRIARKTALLIETSCAAGAVVSGASPDVVKQLRLFGYDIGMAFQMTDDLLDFTAKSFQLGKPVGEDLKHGHKTLPLFYSAENPDFFDRLQQINHSSDYALTHTLVREVQRNGTLDRSQRTIDRYVNRAIRRLDGLPDAPDKRSLIEIAEYIGKRKW
- a CDS encoding demethylmenaquinone methyltransferase, with the protein product MQPKEKEQKVYDVFQSISPSYDTMNSIISFRLHKWWRKATMRRMQVFPGAKCLDVCCGTADWTIQLAEAAGNTGVVKGLDFSENMLAVGQEKVADYSTIELIHGNAMALPFGDHSFDYVTIGFGLRNVPDYMTVLREMHRVLKPGGTVVCLETSQPTAPLFSELYRFYFGSVMPLFGKVFAGSYDQYKWLQESTDQFPDRLTLKRMFETAGFEQVEVKTFSGGACAMHLGKKW
- a CDS encoding heptaprenyl diphosphate synthase component 1 → MEQMTYETVVTDLARQIEERMTHPYLTRHEIVPAVDMPLLRWMVEMIEIESNQQRQLVLATYFAHQALELHDQVKDSPNGSLERQLKVLAGDYASAQFYKILALFPADYSNRFGRTVQLVNGAKCTLALDADVPVTTWMEANFGLIKTFSEVIGQAYLTAYGKAIIERKAAELRQEQREQLSTLLAHAVA
- a CDS encoding HU family DNA-binding protein, with protein sequence MNKTELIQAVAEKANVSKKEATQVVEATFESITEALQNGDKIQLIGFGTFEVRERAARKGRNPRTKEDIEIPASKVPAFKAGKALKDAVK
- a CDS encoding DUF2768 family protein encodes the protein MWISFAGIGAFAIAALMVAVSHTKLSGWFAALVRVIAFVIFLFGTIIMIYVVASGPTGG
- a CDS encoding NAD(P)H-dependent glycerol-3-phosphate dehydrogenase, whose amino-acid sequence is MAKVAVIGAGSWGTALSLVLADNGHDVLLYGREEEHVHEINTAHTNSTYLKDAPLPTSIRATTNMAEAVAGRSIVFLVVPSSAIRPVSRELNTILTEPAVLVHAAKGIEPKTHKRLSEIIAEEVDPAKRRAIGVLTGPTHAEEVAVRKLTTITIACEDLDVADEIQELLTNDQFRVYLNSDVIGAEYGGALKNIIALAAGMTDGLGYGDNAKAALMTRGIVEIARLGVKLGANPASFSGLTGIGDLIVTATSQHSRNWRAGNAIGRGEKLEDVLGHMGMVVEGVRACEAAHTLAREAGVEMPITEALYNVLFEGKSPHDEVQKLMRRPQKHEMEEVFHFEGGEEQRD
- the der gene encoding ribosome biogenesis GTPase Der, with product MGIPAVAIVGRPNIGKSTIFNRIIGDRVSIVDDKPGVTRDRIYGTGEWLNRKFHLIDTGGIEVGDEPLLVQMRHQAELAIDEADVIIFMVNGREGITAADEEVANLLFRSNKPIVLAVNKVDNFEMRELMYEFYSLGFGDPFPISGTHGLGLGDLLDKVLDLAPDKDDYEYNEEVIQFSLIGRPNVGKSSLTNAILGEERVIVSDIAGTTRDAIDTPFTRDGQEYVIIDTAGMRKRGKVYESTERYSVMRAQKAIERSNVVLVVIDGEEGIIEQDKRVAGLAHEAGKAIVLVVNKWDAVDKDDKTMKKMEEKIRKEFLFLDYAPIVFLSALTSKRLQTLLPVIKEVAESHRRRISTSVLNDVIVDAVAMNPTPTDKGQRLKINYATQVAIEPPTFVLFVNDPELLHFSYKRYLDNQIRRAFDFTGTPIHIVARQKN
- the rpsA gene encoding 30S ribosomal protein S1, giving the protein MVEEMKDMPDFEINRGQIVTGTVVKIEDKQALIDIGYKTEAILPISEVSSMHLDDLNESLHVNDEIRVKVKKVTDEEVVVSKKDVDAEQAWDQIVEKFESGEVFEVMVKDKVKGGLVVDIGIRGFIPASLVENHFVEDFSSYLNKPITVKVVEIDREKNRVILSHKAVAEAEMSAKKAETLESLEVGQIIEGTVQRLTDFGAFVDIGGVDGLVHISEMAHSRVEKPSDVVTEGDKVKVKVLGLDLDNEKVKLSIKETLPGPWESVEGKIQPGDVIDGKVKRLVTFGAFVEVAPQVEGLLHISQIANRHIATPSEVLSEGQDVKVKVLDVHLDEKKISLSMRALESSDSTREDADQSLLDEYSDQGGFSVSELTGDETSDDSK